The Oncorhynchus kisutch isolate 150728-3 linkage group LG20, Okis_V2, whole genome shotgun sequence genome has a segment encoding these proteins:
- the wdr24 gene encoding GATOR2 complex protein WDR24: MEKMSRVTTALGGSAISGRTMFCHLDAPANAIGVCRDATQVVVAGRNIFKIYGLEEEQFVEKLNLRVGRKPSLNFSCADVMWHQMEENLLATAATNGAVVTWNLGKPSRNKQDQLFTEHKRTVNKVCFHPTEVYMLLSGSQDGYMKCFDLRKKESVSTFSGQSESVRDVQFSMKDYFTFAASFENGNVQLWDIRRPDRYERMFTAHTGPVFCCDWHPDDRGWLATGGRDKMVKVWDMTTNRAKEIYCVQTIASVARVKWRPERKWHLATCSMMVDHNIYVWDVRRPFIPFATFEEHKDVTTGIVWRHQHDPYFLLSGSKDSTLYQHMFKDASRPVDRANPEGLCFGLFGDLAFAAKESLISGDSNRKPYPGGDRRYPIFFFKKPDLTEQFAHVSSALSVFESSLESRRMDWFVNTARLYLLGGKPFPELCDHNAKVAKELNRPQVSTTWTMLRLMFSDPANLSTPGPNNISKLGNLPLMNSFSMKEMGTESRLDRSKGESRQDNIHLEPGNSLINSNNDENEETEGSEGQAEYMFGDAELDDDDLYSMEHEIQAVEEQEYTLPQEAFPLRHEIMDNPSVPEHLQQDKADSPHASGNEAEVMCLTPIESLSLIAISQPLFSPHLPSRFFCPVVREMLSHYAEQGDVQMAVSVLIVLGDRIRKEIDDLTQEHWYMSYIDLLQRFELWNVSNEVIKLSTCSAITCLNQTSTTLHVNCSNCKRPMSNRGWICDRCHQCASVCAVCHHVVKGLFVWCQGCSHGGHLEHVMNWLKSNSHCPAGCGHLCEYT; encoded by the exons ATGGAGAAGATGTCGCGGGTAACCACAGCCCTGGGCGGCAGTGCCATCAGCGGACGCACCATGTTCTGCCACCTGGACGCGCCCGCCAACGCCATCGGTGTGTGCCGCGATGCCACACAGGTGGTGGTGGCCGGCCGCAATATCTTCAAGATCTACGGCCTGGAGGAGGAGCAGTTTGTGGAGAAGCTCAACCTGCGCGTGGGCCGCAAGCCCTCGCTCAACTTCAGCTGTGCCGACGTCATGTGGCACCAGATGGAGGAGAACCTGCTGGCCACGGCTGCCACCAACGGGGCGGTAGTCACCTGGAACCTGGGCAAGCCGTCACGCAACAAGCAGGACCAGCTGTTCACCGAGCACAAGCGCACGGTCAACAAGGTGTGCTTCCACCCCACCGAAGTCTACATGCTGCTCAGTGGCTCCCAGGATGGCTACATGAAGTGCTTCGACCTGCGCAAGAAGGAGTCCGTCAGCACCTTCTCAG GTCAGTCGGAGAGTGTAAGAGATGTTCAGTTCAGCATGAAGGATTACTTTACTTTTGCTGCTTCCTTTGAGAATGGTAATGTCCAGCTGTGGGACATCCGGAGGCCTGACCGGTATGAGAGGATGTTCACAGCCCACACCGGCCCTGTGTTCTGCTGTGACTGGCACCCCGATGACAG GGGTTGGCTGGCCACTGGTGGCCGGGACAAGATGGTGAAGGTGTGGGACATGACCACCAACCGGGCCAAAGAGATCTACTGCGTCCAAACCATTGCCTCGGTGGCACGGGTCAAGTGGCGTCCTGAGAGGAAGTGGCACCTGGCCACCTGCTCCATGATGGTGGACCACAACATCTACGTGTGGGACGTCCGACGGCCCTTCATCCCCTTTGCCACCTTCGAGGAGCACAAGGACGTGACCACGGGCATCGTGTGGCGCCACCAGCATGACCCCTACTTCCTGCTGTCAGGCTCCAAGGACAGCACACTCTACCAGCACATGTTCAAGGACGCCAGCCGGCCCGTGGACCGGGCCAACCCCGAGGGGCTGTGCTTCGGCCTGTTTGGCGACCTTGCCTTCGCCGCCAAGGAGAGCCTCATCAGTGGCGACTCCAACAGGAAACCCTACCCGGGTGGCGACCGCCGCTACCCAATCTTCTTCTTCAAGAAGCCCGATCTGACAGAGCAGTTTGCCCACGTGTCCAGCGCCCTCAGCGTGTTCGAGTCGTCTCTGGAGAGCAGGCGCATGGACTGGTTTGTCAACACGGCACGCCTCTACCTCCTCGGCGGCAAACCCTTCCCCGAGCTTTGCGACCACAATGCCAAGGTGGCCAAGGAGCTCAACAGACCTCAG GTTTCTACTACATGGACGATGCTTCGGCTCATGTTCTCAGATCCAGCGAACCTCTCGACACCTGGTCCAAATAACATCAGCAAACTGGGCAACCTTCCTTTAATGAACAG TTTCAGTATGAAGGAGATGGGGACGGAGAGCAGGCTGGACCGTAGTAAAGGAGAGAGCAGACAGGACAACATTCACCTGGAGCCTGGGAACTCGCTCATCAACAGCAACAACGACG AGAATGAGGAGACCGAGGGGAGTGAGGGACAGGCGGAGTACATGTTTGGTGACGCTGAGCTGGATGACGATGACCTCTACTCTATGGAGCACGAAATCCAGGCCG TGGAAGAACAGGAGTACACGCTCCCCCAGGAGGCCTTCCCGCTGCGCCACGAGATCATGGACAACCCGTCGGTCCCGGAGCACCTGCAGCAGGACAAGGCCGACTCGCCGCACGCCAGCGGCAACGAGGCGGAGGTCATGTGCCTGACGCCCATAGAGTCCCTCTCCCTGATCGCCATCTCGCAGCCGCTGTTCAGCCCCCACCTCCCTTCCCGCTTTTTCTGCCCCGTGGTTAGAGAGATGCTGAGCCACTACGCCGAGCAGGGCGACGTGCAGATGGCGGTCTCGGTGCTCATCGTCCTGGGAGACCGCATCCGCAAGGAGATCGACGACCTCACTCAG GAGCACTGGTACATGTCCTACATTGACTTGCTGCAGCGTTTCGAGCTGTGGAACGTGTCCAACGAGGTCATCAAGCTGAGCACTTGCAGCGCCATCACCTGTCTGAACCAGACATCCACCACGCTGCACGTCAACTGCAGCAACTGCAAACGGCCCATGAGCAACAGGGGCTGGATCTGTGACCG GTGCCACCAGTGTGCCAGTGTTTGTGCCGTGTGCCACCATGTGGTGAAGGGGCTGTTTGTGTGGTGCCAAGGCTGCAGTCATGGCGGGCACCTGGAGCACGTGATGAACTGGTTAAAGAGCAATTCTCACTGCCCGGCTGGCTGCGGACACCTGTGTGAGTACACCTGA
- the zgc:112496 gene encoding uncharacterized protein zgc:112496 — MSGALFTCEDPAVWRKLYGKYWQVVEAKSLGKGKKSGKLLPLDKWYQEELPVAIAGRAYKYVTQPELVKLMEWKLTRGKFRPRLQQLVASNSDEMVEKCSRKAFSLLPDVQAAITELSSLKALGPATASAVLAAGAPEQAAFMADEAVESIPGLGPIQYTPRHYALYLNKMATHTQTLNKVDSERDWTPHRVELCLWAWAVANQLQLPLLKDVNLENSLPNKSDPETNDRPAKRQRTK, encoded by the exons ATGAGTGGAGCACTATTCACCTGCGAAGACCCAGCTGTCTGGAGAAAGTTATATGGGAAATACTGGCAGGTAGTGGAGGCCAAGTCCCTTGGGAAGGGCAAGAAGTCTGGAAAACTGCTTCCCTTGGATAAATG GTATCAAGAGGAGCTGCCTGTAGCCATCGCTGGGCGTGCTTATAAATACGTCACCCAAccagagctggtgaaactgatGGAGTGGAAGCTCACT AGGGGGAAGTTCCGTCCGCGGCTGCAGCAGCTCGTGGCCTCGAACAGTGATGAGATGGTGGAGAAGTGCTCTAGAAAGGCCTTCAGTCTCCTCCCTGACGTCCAGGCAGCCATCACAGAACTCAGCTCTCTCAAAGCCCTGGGCCCAGCCACCGCCTCAG CTGTATTGGCAGCAGGAGCTCCCGAGCAGGCTGCATTCATGGCTGACGAGGCCGTTGAAAGTATCCCTGGACTGGGGCCCATCCAGTACACACCCAGGCACTATGCTCTCTACCTGAACAAgatggctacacacacacaaacacttaacAAAG TGGACAGCGAGCGGGACTGGACCCCCCATAGGGTGGAGCTGTGTTTGTGGGCATGGGCGGTAGCCAATCAGCTGCAGCTCCCCCTGCTGAAGGATGTGAATCTAGAGAACAGCCTTCCCAATAAGTCAGACCCGGAGACCAATGACAGGCCAGCTAAGAGACAGAGGACCAAGTAA